The following DNA comes from Sporomusaceae bacterium.
CATAATCGTTCACGCGCTGCAGCTCAGCATCAAGGCTGATTAAATGATCAGGCGCAGCCAGATTATTGCGGTAATAATTGCCCAGATGAATCAACAGCTCCCGGGCTACGTCCGGTTGCTTCCGGCAGTAGTAGACGATCGTGTTGAGCGCGTTAAAAAGAAAATGCGGGTTTACCTGGGCCTGCAGGGATTGTATCTCCGCCCGGGCTAACAAAACCGCCTGATGCTCGCTTTTGCTTATTTCGAGTTGCGTGGATATCAACAGAGCCAGGCCCTTGATCAGTTCGATCTCGAACGGCTTGATATCATTTTCCTGGAGCTTATAAATCATCAGTGTCCCTATTACCTGGTCATTATCCTTTAGGGGAGCGACAATTTTCGAACCGAGAGGGCAATCATGCCTGTGGCAGCCGATTTCCTTGCGGTTCTTATAAATGGTGTACTCGCACTCGCCTAACGCGATGGACAGTTTTGTACTCGTTGTCGGTATTAAAGTACTATGGTGCTCCACCCCGGTGCCGACAAACGCCAGAACCTTGTCGCGGTCCGTTATGGCCACGGCAGCCAAGGTATGGGCTGTTTCATAGATGATTTGCGCCGTTTTTTGCGCGGATTGGGGGTTTAAGCCCTTGCGCAGAAAAGTTACGGTATTGCTGGCGATTTTTAGTGTCAATCTGGCCGCAGACCCTTCAACCTTCTCCTGCGCGCGCATGACATTTTCCAGTATGGCGATAATTGCCGCCACACCGACAGGATTCATAATCAGCATCGGCAGACTTATGTTAGATACTAAGTGCAGCGCCTGCTCGAACGGCCGGGACAAGACCAGCAGCGATACCATCCGGAAAACTTCCAGTATTAAGCTTAATGCCAGCGCATATGTCCATTTTTCTCTCCCGTGGGGGAATTTTTTTTTGAGCAGGCCGGCGACCAAACCCTCTAAAATCGTCGACAATGTACTGGCAAAAACGCTGAATCCTCCCAGGGAATAACGGTGAACTCCGGCGATCAGACCGGCGCCGAATCCGGATATAGGGCCGCCGACAAGACCGCCGGCGATGACGCCGACCGCCCGCGCGTTGGCTAATCCGTCGTCTGTCGGGACGCCGATATAATTGCCTAATATTCCCACAACCCCAAAAAAGGCAGCCATTGCCATTTTTTCGATTGCGGAAGTATCGTTTTTTTGCATTACGCTGCGGAAAAATCCGGCCCGGCTCAGCAAGAAAAAAAATATCAACAAAAACGCCAAACCGACAAATAGCTCGCGGAAAATCAATTCCCATTTCGTAAACAGCATCCCAATATCATCCTTCAATGTTGTATGGCGGAACATTTCGACAAATTTGCCGCGTTACCTCCGTCCATTTTTAGGAATATAGCGCGCGATTTTACATATCCCCCTGCCGGCCGATTATCCTCGGCATTTCGCTTGCGTAAAAATGCATCCTGCAAGCTGTTTTTGTCATGATATCAAAACTCGATTGCCAGCGTATTTAACAAAAATTTAAAATAAAAACAAAATTAAGAATAATCATGGCGGCGATAAATACCATCGTTCCGTTTCGGGGGACCCGGCCAATTTGCATTTAACCGCGAATACATGGCGCAAGTGACCTTGACCGCGAAGATATTGGAGGCTATGCCATGGGAAAACGTATTCGTGTGTTAGTGGCAAAGCTCGATCTCGAACGCTACGATCGCGGCGCCGAAATCGTAGCTCGCTCTTTTTGCAGCGCAGGGTTCGAGGTAATTCTGTGCGAATTTCCCCAGACCCCGGAACAAGTAGCCGAAGTCGCTTTGCAAGAAGACGTCGATGCAGTCGCCCTGCTGCTTTTGTCAGGCATGCACAACGCGTTGTTTCCCAAAACCGCCAGGATAATCAAGGGCAAAGGCCTGAAAGATGTTCTCGTCATCGGCGGCGGCGCCATCCCCCAAGCCGACATTTCCGGCCTCATAGAAGCTGGCGTGGCGGCTGTCTTTATCCCCGGCACGCCGACAGCTTCCATTGTCGAGTTTGTCAGCGCCAA
Coding sequences within:
- a CDS encoding LytS/YhcK type 5TM receptor domain-containing protein — translated: MKDDIGMLFTKWELIFRELFVGLAFLLIFFFLLSRAGFFRSVMQKNDTSAIEKMAMAAFFGVVGILGNYIGVPTDDGLANARAVGVIAGGLVGGPISGFGAGLIAGVHRYSLGGFSVFASTLSTILEGLVAGLLKKKFPHGREKWTYALALSLILEVFRMVSLLVLSRPFEQALHLVSNISLPMLIMNPVGVAAIIAILENVMRAQEKVEGSAARLTLKIASNTVTFLRKGLNPQSAQKTAQIIYETAHTLAAVAITDRDKVLAFVGTGVEHHSTLIPTTSTKLSIALGECEYTIYKNRKEIGCHRHDCPLGSKIVAPLKDNDQVIGTLMIYKLQENDIKPFEIELIKGLALLISTQLEISKSEHQAVLLARAEIQSLQAQVNPHFLFNALNTIVYYCRKQPDVARELLIHLGNYYRNNLAAPDHLISLDAELQRVNDYVKIETARFQGKLKVIYDIPGECACQVPALIIQPIVENAIKHGLYKKRDGGKVIISGRVVARNVVVVVEDDGVGMDGAQVRNVLNPDSSHIGIANVNARLKSFYGENYQLSVESKVGEGTRVTLTFPLGGDAGNAKCDNSR
- a CDS encoding cobalamin-dependent protein (Presence of a B(12) (cobalamin)-binding domain implies dependence on cobalamin itself, in one of its several forms, or in some unusual lineages, dependence on a cobalamin-like analog.) produces the protein MGKRIRVLVAKLDLERYDRGAEIVARSFCSAGFEVILCEFPQTPEQVAEVALQEDVDAVALLLLSGMHNALFPKTARIIKGKGLKDVLVIGGGAIPQADISGLIEAGVAAVFIPGTPTASIVEFVSANAKTREGGDSLNRYCPMPSLGLDSK